One stretch of Saccharopolyspora erythraea DNA includes these proteins:
- a CDS encoding YbaB/EbfC family nucleoid-associated protein, translating into MDNSRYDPDRRREQLQRWQRKAAELEYYAERLAEERFTGTSDSGLVTAEVDGNGRLLGISVSAEALEQAHPQNIGPDTVEAIAQARATAAVTAMSWTESVLGEVSA; encoded by the coding sequence ATGGACAACAGCCGATACGACCCCGACCGGCGCCGGGAGCAACTCCAGCGGTGGCAGCGCAAGGCCGCGGAACTGGAGTACTACGCCGAGCGCCTCGCCGAGGAGCGCTTCACCGGCACCTCCGACAGCGGTCTGGTCACCGCCGAGGTCGACGGCAACGGGCGGCTGCTGGGCATCTCGGTCTCCGCGGAGGCGCTGGAGCAGGCGCACCCCCAGAACATCGGCCCGGACACCGTCGAGGCCATCGCGCAGGCGCGTGCGACGGCCGCCGTGACGGCGATGTCGTGGACGGAGTCGGTCCTCGGGGAGGTCTCGGCATGA
- a CDS encoding SDR family NAD(P)-dependent oxidoreductase → MLITDTAAIVTGGASGLGAATARSLASRGARVFALDLPQVITKAPVVDGVNYVGADVTDAEQVQTAVDQAAGGGVPLRIVVNCAGIGPSARVVGRKGPHDFDLFRQVVEINLIGTFNVLRLAAEAIGQTEADEQGQRGVVVNTASVAAYDGQIGQAAYAASKGGVASLTLPAARDLSSSGIRVMTIAPGIVDTPMLATISEEFRKGLADSVPFPKRLGTPEDYAQLVVGIVEHDYLNGEVIRMDGALRMPPR, encoded by the coding sequence ATGCTGATCACCGACACCGCGGCCATCGTCACCGGCGGGGCTTCCGGCCTCGGCGCGGCCACGGCCAGATCGCTGGCATCGCGAGGGGCTCGCGTGTTCGCCCTCGACCTGCCGCAGGTGATCACCAAGGCTCCGGTCGTCGACGGGGTCAACTACGTCGGCGCCGACGTCACCGACGCCGAGCAGGTGCAGACCGCGGTCGACCAGGCCGCCGGCGGCGGCGTGCCGCTGCGGATCGTGGTGAACTGCGCCGGGATCGGCCCGTCGGCCCGGGTGGTGGGCCGCAAGGGACCGCACGACTTCGACCTGTTCCGGCAGGTCGTCGAGATCAACCTGATCGGCACGTTCAACGTGCTGCGGCTGGCCGCGGAGGCGATCGGACAGACCGAGGCCGACGAGCAGGGCCAGCGCGGCGTCGTCGTCAACACCGCGTCGGTCGCCGCCTACGACGGCCAGATCGGCCAGGCCGCCTACGCCGCGTCCAAGGGCGGTGTCGCGAGCCTGACGCTGCCCGCCGCGCGCGACCTGTCCTCCTCCGGCATCCGGGTCATGACCATCGCGCCGGGCATCGTGGACACCCCGATGCTGGCCACCATCAGCGAGGAGTTCCGCAAGGGGCTCGCCGACAGCGTGCCGTTCCCGAAGCGGCTGGGCACGCCGGAGGACTACGCGCAGCTCGTGGTCGGCATCGTCGAGCACGACTACCTCAACGGCGAGGTCATCCGGATGGACGGCGCGCTGCGCATGCCGCCGCGCTGA
- a CDS encoding aldo/keto reductase: MEQRRLGESGLVVSAVGLGCNNLGRPGTATESLSGAREVVNTALDCGITFFDVADVYGSPRGRSEELLGQALSGRRDSAIIATKFGMDMQGYNGPDFAARGSRSYVRRAVESSLRRLGTDWIDLYQLHRPDPVTPLEETLSVLDDLIREGKIRYVGHCNLAGWQIADASWTATAAGLATPVSAQNHYSLLAREAEREVVPACQKFGVGVIPYFPLANGLLTGKYRRDQEPPEGSRLAGRDQLLADAPWERIERLRAFADQRGVQMTAIAVGWLAAQEAVGSVISGATTAEQVRANAAAGQWRPTQAEMEEIDALCPPLRR, translated from the coding sequence GTGGAACAGCGACGTCTGGGCGAATCCGGTCTGGTGGTCAGCGCGGTCGGCCTGGGGTGCAACAACCTCGGCAGGCCCGGTACGGCGACGGAGTCACTCTCGGGGGCGAGGGAGGTCGTGAACACCGCTCTGGACTGCGGCATCACGTTCTTCGACGTGGCCGACGTCTACGGCTCCCCTCGCGGGCGCAGCGAGGAGCTGCTCGGGCAGGCCCTGTCCGGGCGGCGCGACAGCGCCATCATCGCGACGAAGTTCGGCATGGACATGCAGGGCTACAACGGCCCCGACTTCGCGGCCCGCGGCTCCCGCAGCTACGTGCGGCGCGCCGTGGAGTCCTCGCTGCGGCGGCTGGGCACCGACTGGATCGACCTCTACCAGCTGCACAGACCCGATCCGGTGACACCGCTGGAGGAAACCCTCTCGGTGCTCGACGACCTCATCCGCGAGGGCAAGATCCGCTACGTCGGGCACTGCAACCTCGCGGGCTGGCAGATCGCCGACGCGTCGTGGACGGCCACCGCGGCCGGCCTGGCGACGCCCGTCTCGGCGCAGAACCACTACTCGCTGCTGGCCCGGGAGGCCGAGCGGGAGGTGGTCCCGGCCTGCCAGAAGTTCGGCGTCGGCGTCATCCCGTACTTCCCGCTGGCCAACGGCCTGCTCACCGGCAAGTACCGGCGGGACCAGGAACCGCCGGAGGGCAGCAGGCTCGCCGGTCGCGACCAGCTGCTGGCCGACGCGCCGTGGGAACGCATCGAGCGCCTGCGCGCCTTCGCCGACCAGCGCGGGGTGCAGATGACGGCGATCGCGGTCGGGTGGCTGGCCGCGCAGGAGGCGGTCGGCTCGGTGATCAGCGGCGCGACCACGGCGGAGCAGGTGCGGGCCAACGCCGCGGCCGGGCAGTGGCGTCCGACGCAAGCCGAGATGGAGGAGATCGACGCGCTCTGCCCGCCGTTGCGACGCTGA
- a CDS encoding UDP-glucose dehydrogenase family protein — protein MFARRIVVVGTGYVGLTTGACLASLGHRVVCSDVDAGKVAALARGEVRILEPGLAELVGEGLAAGRLEFAVGSAAAVAEAEVVFLCVPTPMGSGGAADLAAVESVVAEVGELLPSGCVLVCKSTVPVGTSARVAELVGRSDVAVVSNPEFLREGSAVHDFLNPDRIVVGSDSQDAAERVAALYARLGAPTVLTDAASAEMVKYAANCFLATKLSYVNAVAELCERLGADIADVTEGMGFDRRIGQSFLQPGPGWGGSCLPKDTAALMRVAESVEFEFGLLRETIAANARQRERMVDKVAAACGVGPQESLAGVRLGLLGLTFKAGTDDLRDSPAMAVAGLLAERGAELVAYDPGLRGDEPGVAELVTLVDDPYQAAKGAAGLVVLTEWQEFRTVDWARVAELLDGPVVVDTRNHLDADVLRRAGLSWLGVGRTPVTP, from the coding sequence GTGTTCGCCCGTCGGATCGTTGTGGTGGGAACCGGTTACGTCGGGTTGACCACGGGTGCGTGTCTGGCGTCGCTGGGGCACCGGGTGGTGTGCAGCGACGTGGACGCGGGCAAGGTGGCCGCGTTGGCGCGGGGTGAGGTGCGGATTCTGGAGCCGGGGCTTGCCGAGCTGGTGGGCGAGGGGCTGGCCGCGGGGCGGTTGGAGTTCGCGGTCGGTTCGGCGGCGGCGGTGGCCGAGGCCGAGGTCGTGTTCCTGTGCGTGCCGACGCCGATGGGTTCGGGTGGTGCGGCGGATCTGGCCGCGGTGGAGTCGGTGGTCGCCGAGGTGGGCGAGTTGCTGCCGTCGGGATGTGTGCTGGTCTGCAAGTCGACGGTGCCGGTGGGCACGTCGGCGCGGGTGGCGGAGCTGGTCGGCCGCTCGGATGTGGCTGTGGTGAGCAATCCGGAGTTCCTGCGCGAGGGTTCGGCGGTGCACGACTTCCTGAACCCGGACCGGATCGTGGTGGGCTCGGACTCGCAGGACGCGGCGGAGCGGGTGGCGGCGTTGTACGCGCGCTTGGGTGCGCCGACGGTGCTGACCGACGCCGCGAGTGCGGAGATGGTCAAGTACGCGGCGAACTGCTTCCTGGCGACGAAGTTGTCGTATGTGAACGCGGTGGCGGAGCTGTGCGAGCGGTTGGGGGCCGACATCGCGGACGTGACCGAGGGGATGGGTTTCGACCGCCGCATCGGGCAGTCGTTCCTGCAGCCGGGTCCGGGCTGGGGTGGGTCGTGCCTGCCGAAGGACACCGCGGCGTTGATGCGGGTGGCGGAGTCGGTGGAGTTCGAGTTCGGGCTGTTGCGGGAGACGATCGCGGCCAACGCGCGCCAGCGCGAGCGGATGGTGGACAAGGTCGCCGCGGCGTGCGGGGTGGGCCCGCAGGAGTCGTTGGCGGGCGTGCGGTTGGGGTTGCTGGGGTTGACGTTCAAGGCGGGTACGGACGATCTGCGGGATTCGCCGGCGATGGCGGTGGCGGGGCTGCTCGCGGAGCGGGGTGCGGAGTTGGTGGCGTACGACCCGGGGTTGCGAGGGGATGAGCCCGGGGTCGCGGAGCTGGTGACTTTGGTGGATGACCCGTACCAGGCGGCCAAGGGCGCGGCGGGGCTGGTGGTGCTGACCGAGTGGCAGGAGTTCCGCACGGTGGACTGGGCGCGGGTGGCGGAGTTGCTGGACGGCCCGGTGGTGGTCGACACGCGCAACCACCTGGATGCGGACGTGTTGCGGCGGGCGGGGTTGTCCTGGCTGGGTGTGGGCCGCACCCCGGTCACCCCCTGA
- a CDS encoding gamma-glutamyltransferase family protein, translating to MFTTRPELAGTHGMVASTHWLASAVGMAVLEDDGNAFDAAVAAGFVLQVVEPHLNGPGGEVPALFATAEDPRPRALCGQGPAPRGATIRHYRDELGLELVPGTGLLATTVPGAWDGWLTLLCDHGTKSLRDVLTYAIGYARNGYPAVERIATTIATVREMFTEHWPTSAELWLLPGGEVPRPGAMLRNPALADTWERLLAESEAAATGREARIDAARRAWSQGFVAEAVEEFVRTPHRDNSGRDNAGVITGQDLADFEATYEDPLTADLAGGWTLAKFGIWSQGPALVQQLRMLEDAEVGYGGGVADAATVHAAAEAAKLAFADREAWYGDSAEEGVLADLVSRDYAASRRVLIGERASLELRPGAPGGREARLPGFVAQERGAGGPKDPSGVGLGEPTVAPSGESRGDTVHIDVVDRWGNMVSATPSGGWLQSSPAIPGLGFCLGSRAQMFWLDEGLPNSLAPGRRPRITLSPSLALRDGVPVLAFGTPGGDQQDQWQLCFWLAHVRAGLNLQEAIDSPAWHTGAFPSSFFPRTWEPGRLVVESRLGEDRIVELRRRGHDVLDAGPWALGRLSAVSRDPETGTLRAAANARGAQGYAAGR from the coding sequence GTGTTCACCACCCGCCCGGAGCTAGCGGGCACGCATGGCATGGTCGCTTCCACCCACTGGCTGGCTTCGGCGGTGGGGATGGCCGTCCTGGAGGACGACGGGAACGCCTTCGACGCCGCGGTCGCGGCCGGGTTCGTGCTCCAGGTCGTCGAGCCGCACCTCAACGGCCCCGGCGGCGAGGTCCCCGCGCTGTTCGCCACCGCCGAGGACCCGCGACCGCGCGCCCTGTGCGGGCAGGGTCCCGCGCCGCGCGGTGCGACGATCCGGCACTACCGCGACGAGCTCGGCCTCGAGCTGGTCCCGGGCACCGGCTTGCTCGCCACGACCGTGCCCGGCGCGTGGGACGGCTGGCTGACGCTGCTGTGCGACCACGGCACCAAGTCGCTGCGCGACGTCCTCACCTACGCGATCGGCTACGCGCGCAACGGCTATCCGGCGGTGGAGCGGATCGCCACGACCATCGCCACGGTCCGCGAGATGTTCACCGAGCACTGGCCGACCTCGGCCGAGCTGTGGCTGCTTCCGGGCGGCGAGGTGCCGAGGCCCGGCGCGATGCTGCGCAACCCGGCGCTCGCCGACACGTGGGAGCGGCTGCTGGCCGAGTCCGAAGCCGCGGCGACCGGGCGGGAGGCGCGCATCGACGCAGCCCGCCGAGCTTGGTCGCAGGGGTTCGTGGCGGAGGCGGTCGAGGAGTTCGTCCGCACCCCGCACCGCGACAACTCCGGCCGCGACAACGCGGGCGTGATCACCGGCCAGGACCTGGCCGACTTCGAGGCCACCTACGAGGACCCGCTCACCGCGGACCTGGCCGGCGGCTGGACGCTGGCGAAGTTCGGCATCTGGTCGCAGGGCCCCGCGCTGGTCCAGCAGCTGCGGATGCTGGAGGACGCCGAGGTCGGCTACGGTGGCGGCGTCGCCGACGCCGCCACCGTGCACGCCGCCGCGGAGGCCGCCAAGCTCGCCTTCGCCGACCGCGAGGCCTGGTACGGCGACTCCGCCGAGGAGGGCGTGCTGGCCGACCTGGTGTCCCGCGACTACGCGGCCTCACGCCGCGTCCTCATCGGCGAGCGCGCGTCGCTGGAGCTGCGGCCCGGCGCTCCCGGCGGCCGCGAGGCCCGCCTGCCCGGCTTCGTCGCGCAGGAGCGCGGCGCGGGCGGCCCGAAGGACCCCAGCGGGGTCGGGCTCGGCGAGCCGACGGTTGCGCCGAGCGGGGAGAGCCGGGGCGACACGGTCCACATCGACGTGGTCGACCGCTGGGGGAACATGGTCTCGGCGACGCCGTCGGGCGGCTGGCTCCAGTCCTCCCCGGCGATCCCGGGGCTCGGCTTCTGCCTGGGCAGCCGGGCGCAGATGTTCTGGCTCGACGAGGGCCTGCCGAACTCGCTGGCCCCTGGCAGGCGCCCGCGCATCACGCTCAGCCCGTCGCTGGCGCTGCGCGACGGCGTGCCGGTGCTGGCCTTCGGCACGCCGGGCGGGGACCAGCAGGACCAGTGGCAGCTGTGCTTCTGGCTCGCCCACGTGCGGGCCGGCCTGAACCTCCAGGAGGCGATCGACTCGCCCGCCTGGCACACCGGTGCCTTCCCGAGCTCCTTCTTCCCGCGCACGTGGGAGCCGGGACGGCTCGTCGTGGAGTCCCGCCTGGGCGAGGACCGCATCGTCGAGCTGCGCCGCCGAGGCCACGACGTGCTCGACGCCGGTCCGTGGGCGCTCGGCCGCCTGTCGGCGGTGTCCCGCGACCCCGAGACCGGCACGCTGCGCGCCGCGGCCAACGCGCGCGGCGCCCAGGGCTACGCCGCGGGGCGGTGA
- a CDS encoding putative bifunctional diguanylate cyclase/phosphodiesterase, producing the protein MSDTGLHGDTDQPVGPLGRALRDYAVFTLDPDGLVTSWNLGAELIIGATASEVIGRSAAVFHTAEQRAEGHPEWVLEQARELGSHVDEGWRLRKDGSLFWAHVVTTALWSSRGELRGYAKVARDDTVVHNKLEQSSRRLEQSSRLFRDLFSLTPVALGLFDRHGTVIDCNMAMCELFGHLPERLRGSHATALIPRDAPDREQLVEAFARGVRPDEESVQEWRLVRSDGEPVFCELHIARAEQDSGEPFWVVVFEDVTDRYREAESLRYWAYHDELTGLWNRAAIPDLLADAHPDRAAVLYCDIRNFSRINESLGYPAGDEVLVALARRLEEHLPEGWPVARAAGDEFAVICPDVEEAGGIAAVATTVSRVLHAAIEVRGERLQVSSMIGAAVASESGGRGEDLVRLAMSALVRAKKTGSVGVSMAEPALIDSLEGRLRLEAELRRALDRDELTLHYQPQVGADGTIRSAEALIRWPHPQRGLLHPDVFLPIAGQNGMMPDIDRWVVRRALSDASSWPAPPDGEPVSVSLNIGELTPGYPIFTDLLERAVAESGIDWNRIIVELVETAIVDLPSRVRAGMAELTGRGVRFAVDDFGTGYSSLSRVRDFPAQIIKVDRTFVSEITTSPYDFVVVKAVTDLAGALGCSCVAEGVETVGQFDRLRSIPIERYQGWLFSKAVPSAELADLIEAGPIRPALAVAE; encoded by the coding sequence ATGTCCGACACAGGTCTGCACGGGGACACCGACCAGCCGGTCGGTCCACTGGGGCGGGCGCTGCGCGACTACGCCGTCTTCACCCTGGACCCGGACGGACTGGTGACGAGCTGGAACCTGGGTGCCGAGCTGATCATCGGGGCGACGGCCTCCGAGGTGATCGGGCGCAGCGCCGCGGTGTTCCACACCGCCGAGCAGCGCGCCGAGGGGCACCCGGAGTGGGTGCTGGAGCAGGCGAGGGAGCTGGGCAGCCACGTCGACGAGGGCTGGCGGCTCCGCAAGGACGGCAGCCTGTTCTGGGCGCACGTGGTGACGACCGCCCTGTGGTCGTCGAGGGGTGAGCTCCGCGGCTACGCGAAGGTCGCCAGGGACGACACCGTCGTCCACAACAAGCTGGAGCAGTCCTCGCGGCGGCTGGAGCAGTCCTCCCGGCTGTTCCGGGACCTGTTCTCGCTGACGCCGGTCGCGCTCGGGCTCTTCGACCGCCACGGCACGGTGATCGACTGCAACATGGCGATGTGCGAGCTGTTCGGTCACCTGCCCGAGCGGTTGCGCGGCAGTCACGCCACCGCGCTGATCCCGCGGGACGCCCCTGACCGCGAGCAACTCGTCGAAGCGTTCGCGCGCGGCGTCCGGCCGGACGAGGAGAGCGTCCAGGAGTGGCGGCTGGTCCGCTCCGACGGCGAGCCGGTCTTCTGCGAGCTGCACATCGCCCGCGCCGAGCAGGACTCCGGCGAGCCGTTCTGGGTGGTGGTCTTCGAGGACGTCACCGATCGCTACCGGGAGGCCGAGTCGCTGCGCTACTGGGCCTACCACGACGAGCTGACCGGGCTGTGGAACCGCGCGGCCATCCCGGACCTGCTCGCCGACGCCCACCCCGACCGCGCCGCGGTGCTCTACTGCGACATCCGCAACTTCAGCCGGATCAACGAGTCGCTCGGCTACCCGGCGGGGGACGAGGTGCTGGTCGCGCTGGCGCGGAGGCTGGAGGAGCACCTGCCCGAGGGCTGGCCGGTCGCCCGGGCGGCCGGTGACGAGTTCGCGGTGATCTGCCCGGACGTCGAGGAGGCGGGCGGGATCGCCGCGGTGGCGACCACCGTCTCGCGCGTTCTGCACGCAGCGATCGAGGTGCGTGGCGAGCGCCTCCAGGTGTCGTCGATGATCGGTGCGGCGGTGGCCAGCGAGTCCGGCGGCCGGGGCGAGGACCTGGTGCGGCTGGCCATGTCGGCGCTGGTGCGGGCGAAGAAGACCGGCAGCGTCGGTGTCTCGATGGCCGAACCCGCGCTGATCGACTCGCTGGAGGGCAGGCTGCGGCTCGAGGCCGAGCTGCGGCGGGCGCTCGACCGCGACGAGCTCACCCTGCACTACCAGCCGCAGGTCGGCGCCGACGGCACGATCCGCTCCGCCGAGGCGCTGATCCGCTGGCCGCACCCGCAGCGGGGGCTGCTGCACCCCGACGTGTTCCTGCCGATCGCGGGCCAGAACGGCATGATGCCCGACATCGACCGCTGGGTGGTGCGCCGGGCGCTGAGCGACGCCTCGAGCTGGCCGGCACCGCCGGACGGCGAGCCGGTCTCGGTCTCGCTGAACATCGGCGAGCTGACGCCCGGGTACCCGATCTTCACCGATCTGCTCGAGCGCGCGGTCGCCGAGAGCGGCATCGACTGGAACCGGATCATCGTGGAGCTGGTCGAGACCGCGATCGTCGACCTGCCCAGCCGGGTGCGCGCCGGGATGGCCGAGCTGACCGGCCGCGGCGTGCGGTTCGCGGTGGACGACTTCGGCACCGGCTACTCGTCGCTGAGCCGGGTGCGCGACTTCCCGGCGCAGATCATCAAGGTCGACCGGACCTTCGTCAGCGAGATCACCACCAGCCCGTACGACTTCGTCGTGGTCAAGGCGGTGACCGACCTGGCAGGCGCACTGGGCTGCTCCTGCGTCGCCGAGGGCGTCGAGACGGTGGGGCAGTTCGACCGCCTGCGCAGCATCCCGATCGAGCGCTACCAGGGCTGGCTGTTCTCCAAGGCGGTGCCCTCGGCCGAGCTGGCCGACCTGATCGAGGCGGGCCCGATCCGGCCCGCCCTGGCCGTGGCCGAGTAG
- a CDS encoding glycerate kinase family protein — protein MRFLVAPTGFKECLDAREVAAAIGAGIRRVVPRAVVDAMPLIDGGEGSARQLAGTTGGELVPVVVTGPVGEPVRSHFALLGGDGPRTAFVEVAAAAGLSLVPPGRRDPGLTTSRGVGELIAAALDAGANRVVVGCGDSGICDGGAGALQALGAGVLDGTGTPVGSGGYALARARRIDTSGRDPRLRGVKLVIAANPSNLLTGPHGVARVFGPQKGASPAQVEELAAAMSIWADLLRGHSGARIADLPGSGASGGLGAGLAAGLGGSLRSRFDVLFDQADLDRRLAVADLVITGEGAIDASTARGKVPAEVARLAKRRGKPVLAITGTIGVGAESSYDIGIDAIAGILTGPVDLADAISRAPELIADATARTLRMLLLGRSLAA, from the coding sequence ATGCGATTCCTGGTCGCTCCCACCGGGTTCAAGGAGTGCCTCGACGCGCGGGAGGTCGCCGCGGCCATCGGCGCGGGCATCCGCCGCGTGGTGCCGCGGGCCGTCGTCGATGCCATGCCGCTGATCGACGGCGGGGAGGGATCGGCCCGGCAGCTCGCGGGCACGACCGGCGGCGAGCTGGTGCCGGTCGTGGTCACCGGACCGGTCGGCGAGCCGGTGCGGTCGCACTTCGCGCTGCTCGGCGGTGACGGGCCGCGCACCGCGTTCGTCGAGGTCGCCGCTGCCGCCGGGCTCTCGCTGGTGCCGCCCGGGCGCCGCGACCCGGGGCTGACCACTAGCCGGGGCGTCGGGGAGCTGATCGCGGCCGCGCTGGACGCCGGAGCGAACCGCGTCGTCGTCGGCTGCGGTGACTCCGGGATCTGCGACGGCGGTGCCGGGGCGTTGCAGGCGCTGGGGGCCGGCGTGCTCGACGGCACCGGCACGCCCGTCGGCAGCGGCGGCTACGCGCTCGCCCGCGCACGCCGCATCGACACCAGTGGCCGGGACCCCCGGCTGCGCGGTGTGAAGCTGGTGATCGCCGCGAACCCGAGCAACCTGCTGACCGGGCCTCACGGCGTGGCGCGCGTGTTCGGACCGCAGAAGGGCGCGAGCCCCGCGCAGGTGGAGGAACTGGCGGCCGCGATGAGTATCTGGGCGGACCTGCTGCGCGGGCACAGCGGCGCGCGGATCGCCGACCTGCCCGGCAGCGGCGCCTCCGGGGGACTCGGGGCCGGGCTCGCGGCCGGGCTCGGCGGCAGCCTGCGGTCCCGGTTCGACGTGCTGTTCGACCAGGCCGACCTGGACCGGCGCCTGGCCGTCGCCGACCTGGTGATCACCGGCGAGGGCGCCATCGACGCCTCCACCGCGCGCGGGAAGGTTCCCGCCGAGGTCGCCCGGCTGGCCAAGCGCCGCGGGAAGCCGGTGCTGGCCATCACCGGCACCATCGGCGTCGGGGCGGAGAGCAGCTACGACATCGGCATCGACGCCATCGCCGGGATACTGACCGGGCCGGTCGACCTCGCCGACGCCATCAGCCGCGCGCCCGAGCTGATCGCCGACGCCACCGCCCGCACCCTGCGGATGCTTCTGCTCGGTCGGTCGCTCGCGGCCTGA